One stretch of Pseudomonas sp. NC02 DNA includes these proteins:
- a CDS encoding autotransporter outer membrane beta-barrel domain-containing protein, translated as MKRKQFQKSLLALMVGAISTQALAVEFDLGQGKNIWVGETFNESLIINGTFSEVVVPTTTNPAGLGVANTTIQGSLINRADITLDSQGAAIRAIALDPLFWSGPQNLSPGTVTGDVVQAGNILMKNGGYEGLEIGATTIGGSVINSGTIRSTLPLTPPASPSYVDGGEGIYLHGTTIAGDVSNTGVIDMKGDYAIGLILDRQNNLGTTVGGKILNAGTLKATGEGAWGIEVETDTNPLRIENSGLLSANGNDAKTVMFLNGTVDYILNTGTVEATGTNANAFEFAGATFAQNSATGARGIVNRGTISADGTAIHVDATDQTSAFEINQQAGEIRSNAGIAIDAANLATLNWTGGKIIGDVLNVNAVNIAGQADFTGSRIIAPVSVNSGSLNLSAPGTAITGNLNVASGAGIDMHLADSVVPTTPYLTVNGAANFAQASKLTVSAKPGDFASTNNGTQYTLLQATSVQDNGLSVASSSSLLNVLSYSADAQTVKAVVAVKDNQQVQQELAAVGAGAASTTAVNTFKNDVLSGLNQNDPVFQTLADAGTAQQLAQVSEQLKPDVNRGALDVALSGQTVVNGAIFNRLTDQRESHQTGGVWVQGLSSNMDQDGRGGNNGYSANSSGMAVGVDGRLNDTTTLGVAYSYLNSNIHSDLGNKTDVEGHALSLYGNWSLQNWFVDGSLSYGHNDNDSKRHIAGTTAKGSYDSNVLSASVIGGYSFKPSQAVVIEPRVAARYANVRMDGFNEKGSSAALSTQSQRYEVGELGAGVRLAGNLPMGAGSLQPEATLMAYHDLMGDRVAQTSSYVLGGSAFTVTGASVARDSYEASVGVNYQVSDFTVGASYTRQARSGFDADGVMLKARYAF; from the coding sequence ATGAAGCGTAAGCAGTTCCAGAAAAGCCTGTTGGCACTCATGGTCGGCGCAATCAGTACGCAAGCGCTGGCGGTGGAATTCGACTTGGGGCAGGGCAAGAACATTTGGGTCGGCGAGACCTTTAATGAGTCATTGATTATCAACGGGACGTTCTCCGAAGTAGTGGTGCCGACCACCACCAACCCTGCCGGACTGGGTGTGGCCAACACCACTATCCAGGGTTCGTTGATCAACCGTGCCGACATCACTCTGGATTCCCAGGGCGCCGCCATCCGTGCGATTGCCCTGGATCCGCTGTTCTGGTCGGGCCCGCAGAACCTGAGCCCGGGAACTGTCACCGGGGACGTGGTCCAGGCGGGCAACATTCTTATGAAAAATGGGGGTTACGAGGGCCTTGAGATCGGCGCGACGACCATCGGTGGAAGTGTCATCAACTCTGGCACCATCCGTTCCACGCTGCCCCTGACGCCGCCGGCTTCACCTTCCTACGTGGATGGCGGCGAAGGCATTTACCTGCATGGCACCACCATCGCCGGCGACGTCTCGAACACCGGTGTGATCGACATGAAAGGTGATTACGCCATCGGCCTGATCCTCGACCGCCAGAACAATCTGGGTACCACCGTCGGCGGCAAAATCCTCAACGCCGGCACGCTCAAGGCGACGGGCGAGGGCGCCTGGGGCATCGAGGTGGAAACCGACACCAACCCTCTGCGCATCGAAAACAGCGGCCTGCTTTCTGCCAACGGCAATGACGCCAAGACGGTGATGTTTCTAAACGGTACGGTCGACTACATCCTCAACACCGGCACCGTCGAGGCCACGGGCACCAACGCCAATGCCTTCGAGTTTGCCGGGGCAACCTTTGCCCAGAACAGCGCGACCGGCGCGCGCGGCATCGTTAACCGCGGCACGATCAGCGCCGATGGTACAGCCATTCATGTAGATGCCACGGACCAGACCTCGGCGTTCGAGATCAACCAGCAAGCCGGCGAAATCCGCAGTAACGCCGGCATCGCCATCGACGCGGCAAACCTGGCCACCTTGAACTGGACGGGCGGCAAGATCATCGGCGACGTGCTCAACGTCAACGCCGTGAATATCGCCGGCCAGGCCGATTTCACCGGCAGCCGCATCATCGCGCCGGTATCGGTCAACTCGGGCTCGCTGAACCTGTCGGCGCCCGGTACTGCGATCACTGGCAACCTCAACGTTGCTAGCGGCGCAGGTATTGATATGCACCTGGCCGACAGCGTAGTGCCGACCACGCCGTACCTGACTGTCAACGGTGCAGCGAATTTCGCCCAGGCTTCGAAGCTGACCGTGAGCGCCAAGCCGGGCGACTTCGCCAGCACCAACAACGGCACTCAGTACACCCTGTTGCAAGCCACCAGCGTGCAAGACAATGGCCTGTCTGTGGCCAGCTCGTCCTCTCTGCTGAACGTGCTGAGCTACTCGGCCGACGCGCAAACGGTCAAGGCCGTAGTGGCGGTTAAAGACAACCAGCAAGTGCAGCAGGAGCTCGCCGCGGTGGGCGCCGGCGCTGCGTCAACGACGGCGGTGAACACCTTTAAAAACGACGTACTGAGCGGACTCAATCAGAACGACCCAGTGTTCCAAACCCTGGCTGACGCCGGCACAGCACAGCAGCTTGCTCAGGTCAGCGAACAACTCAAGCCGGACGTCAATCGCGGCGCCCTGGACGTGGCGTTGTCGGGCCAGACCGTGGTCAACGGCGCGATCTTCAACCGCCTCACCGACCAGCGCGAAAGCCATCAAACCGGCGGCGTGTGGGTGCAGGGCCTGAGCAGCAACATGGACCAGGACGGGCGTGGCGGCAACAACGGCTACTCGGCCAACAGCAGCGGCATGGCCGTGGGTGTGGACGGGCGCTTGAACGACACCACCACGTTGGGCGTGGCGTACAGCTACCTTAACTCCAACATCCATTCCGACCTCGGCAACAAGACCGATGTGGAGGGCCATGCGCTGTCGCTGTACGGCAACTGGTCGCTGCAAAACTGGTTTGTCGACGGCAGCCTCAGCTATGGCCATAACGACAACGACAGCAAACGCCATATCGCCGGCACCACAGCCAAGGGCAGTTACGACAGCAATGTGCTGTCTGCCAGTGTGATCGGCGGCTACAGCTTCAAGCCGTCGCAGGCCGTGGTGATCGAGCCGCGCGTGGCAGCGCGTTACGCCAACGTGCGCATGGACGGTTTCAACGAGAAGGGCTCCTCGGCCGCGCTGAGCACCCAGTCGCAACGCTATGAAGTGGGCGAGCTGGGCGCTGGTGTGCGCTTGGCGGGCAACTTGCCCATGGGTGCCGGTAGCTTGCAGCCGGAAGCAACCTTGATGGCGTATCACGACCTGATGGGTGATCGCGTCGCACAAACCTCCAGCTATGTGCTCGGCGGTTCTGCGTTCACCGTCACCGGCGCTTCGGTGGCGCGTGACAGCTATGAAGCCAGTGTCGGCGTGAACTACCAGGTGTCGGACTTTACCGTGGGTGCCAGCTACACCCGCCAGGCCCGCAGTGGTTTTGATGCCGATGGGGTCATGCTCAAGGCGCGGTACGCGTTTTAA